The following coding sequences lie in one Glycine max cultivar Williams 82 chromosome 19, Glycine_max_v4.0, whole genome shotgun sequence genomic window:
- the LOC100814492 gene encoding uncharacterized membrane protein At3g27390 translates to MEPPTGFCASLLSFIRFLPFFIGLLLLGTIKGILFCPLICLIIATGNTAIILGLWIVHSVWTYYCVVRAKQFGPILKLVIGLCVLPVLLVVYPIVGILGSIVGGAAYGFLSPIFATLEAVEEGKDVKFYHCFIDGTWSTVEKSCMVVRDVKDVCFHSYFSVMDDLRQKGPPDAKYYEIRLLYIPGALIASVIGIIVDVPVISFVALCKGPYMLFKGWHRLFHDLIGREGPFLETICVPFAGLAILLWPLAVAGAILASMLASFFLGAYAGVVAYQESSFLFGLSYVIAASAIYDEYSNDILDMPEGSCFPRPQFRKDVDASQRTSNSNSVSRPSSFRKAPSRTSSMKNNNIAELKSFELLDALFKECFHVGEKMVSEGIITREDIEEAKSGNGSRVISIGLPAYCLVQGLLRSAKLNSVGIMISDETELTITNRPRETFFDWFVNPLLIIKEQIKAENLSASEEDYLCKLVLLGGDAERLKKSSVGPAPESDVKRAELEALARRLQGITKSMSRFPTFKRRFNDLVRSLSDDLKEKSGGPIMTRSKSAFARLISLKSFKGTRANGSAQGSQHVARDLENS, encoded by the exons ATGGAGCCTCCTACGGGGTTTTGTGCTTCTTTGTTGAGTTTCATCCGGtttcttccttttttcattGGGCTTCTGCTTCTTGGCACCATCAAAG GTATCCTTTTCTGCCCTTTGATATGCTTAATAATTGCAACTGGGAACACTGCTATCATACTTGGACTTTGGATAGTGCATTCTGTTTGGACATATTACTGCGTTGTAAG AGCTAAACAATTTGGGCCTATTCTGAAGCTTGTTATTGGCCTATGTGTACTACCAGTGCTGTTGGTTGTGTATCCGATTGTTGGTATTCTTGGAAGTATTGTTGGTGGAGCAGCCTATGGATTTCTTTCACCCATATTTGCTACTTTAGAAGCTGTAGAGGAAGGaaaagatgtcaaattttacCACTGTTTCATT GATGGTACATGGAGCACTGTTGAAAAGAGCTGCATGGTTGTCAGGGATGTAAAAGATGTTTGTTTCCATTCATACTTCTCGGTTATGGATGACCTGCGACAAAAAGGACCTCCAGATGCAAAATACTATGAGATCAG GCTACTTTATATTCCTGGTGCTTTAATAGCTTCAGTTATTGGAATCATTGTCGATGTGCCAGTTATATCATTTGTTGCCCTATGCAAGGGTCCATACATGCTATTTAAGGGGTGGCATCGATTGTTTCATGACCTTATTGGCCGTGAAGGCCCTTTCCTGGAGACCATATGTGTACCTTTTGCGGGTCTTGCTATCCTTTTGTGGCCATTGGCTGTTGCTGGGGCAATTTTGGCATCCATGTTAGCAAGTTTCTTTCTTGGTGCCTATGCAGGCGTTGTTGCTTATCAG GAGTCTTCCTTCTTGTTTGGCCTTTCATACGTTATTGCAGCTTCGGCCATTTATGATGAATACAGCAATGATATTCTTGACATGCCGGAAGGATCCTGCTTCCCTAG GCCCCAGTTTCGAAAAGATGTTGATGCATCGCAAAGAACTTCTAATTCAAATTCCGTTTCAAGACCCAGCTCCTTCCGAAAGGCTCCTTCTCGCACATCTTCAATGAAGAACAACAATATTGCTGAGTTGAAATCATTTGAG CTGTTGGATGCCTTATTCAAGGAATGTTTCCATGTTGGAGAAAAAATGGTTTCTGAAGGTATAATTACAAGAGAAGACATAGAAGAAGCCAAATCTGGTAATGGGAGTAGAGTCATTAGTATTGGTTTGCCAGCATATTGCTTAGTCCAGGGACTCTTGCGCTCTGCAAAATTAAATTCCGTTGGTATAATGATTA GTGATGAAACTGAACTAACTATCACAAACAGACCAAGGGAGACATTTTTTGACTGGTTCGTTAATCCCCTTTTGATCATTAAGGAGCAAATCAAAGCTGAAAATCTTTCTGCCTCAGAAGAGGACTACCTCTGCAAATTAGTTCTCTTGGGTGGTGATGCAGAGAGACTGAAAAAGTCTAGCGTTGGCcctgcacctgaatcggacgtcAAACGTGCAGAACTGGAGGCATTGGCCAGAAG ACTGCAAGGAATCACCAAATCCATGTCAAGGTTCCCAACCTTCAAGCGACGCTTCAACGATCTTGTAAGATCGTTATCTGATGATCTGAAGGAGAAAAGTGGAGGTCCAATAATGACCAGATCAAAGAGTGCCTTTGCTCGGTTGATTAGTTTAAAATCATTCAAGGGGACAAGAGCTAACGGATCTGCTCAAGGGTCACAACATGTTGCAAGAGACTTAGAAAATTCATGA
- the LOC100805229 gene encoding protein LOW PHOTOSYNTHETIC EFFICIENCY 1, chloroplastic — MISTWPFKVNHLVVPCFEIGPSGVTDLNRRRRVKQGIIFSVSHSSKVSVSQCSRGYGTVVFSGHAKLDLRCGILLGFSKPKFGIIFKPHKSHVGDLAPPLGWALDEEGVGSELVEENIDSDDSSVNSESKCVNSLNLDHVKDSDHEGKMRGDDNSKESGGSELVEEQTDSNDASVNSDLEGVMSLKLDQVQESDCEVKMHGDDNSKEGADEECDGKVDVRALALRLQTVKTVEDVEEILKDKGDLPLQVFSTIISGFSKEKKMDSALILFNWMKKRKIETNGSYGPNLFTYNGLLGVVKQSGQFAEMEAILNEMAEDGIAYNVVTYNTLMAIYIEKGECDKALNMLEEIRRNGLTPSPVSYSQALLAYRRMEDGNGALNFFVEFREKYHQGEIGKDDDGEDWEKEFMKIEKFTIRVCYQVMRCWLVSRDNLSNNVLKFLFDMDNARIPLPQVDLERLAWACTREDHYIVVKELYTRIRGRYDKISLSVCNHAIWLMGKAKKWWAALEIYEDLLDKGPKPNNLSYELIVSHFNFLLSAAKRKGIWRWGVKLLNKMEDKGLKPGSREWNAVLLACSKASETTAAVQIFKRMVENGEKPTIISYGALLSALEKGKLYDDALRVWNHMVKVGVEPNAYAYTIMASIYTAQGNFNRVDAIIQEMVTLGIEVTVVTYNAIITGCARNGMSSAAYEWFHRMKVQNISPNEITYEMLIEALANDGKPRLAYQLYTRAKNEGLTLSSKAYDAVVQSSQANGATIELGLLGPRPADKKKKVQIRKTLNEFYNLAGVPKRSQPFDRSEIYHSQTQENP, encoded by the coding sequence ATGATTAGCACTTGGCCCTTCAAAGTCAACCACTTGGTGGTTCCTTGCTTTGAAATAGGCCCTTCTGGTGTTACTGATCTGAATAGGAGAAGGAGGGTGAAACAGGgtattattttttctgtttctcATAGTTCAAAAGTTAGTGTTTCTCAATGTTCAAGAGGGTATGGGACTGTGGTCTTTTCTGGACATGCAAAGTTGGATTTGAGATGTGGGATTTTGTTGGGATTCTCTAAACCCAAATTTGGTATCATTTTCAAGCCACACAAGAGTCATGTTGGAGACTTAGCTCCACCCTTGGGGTGGGCACTGGATGAGGAAGGCGTTGGGAGTGAATTGGTTGAGGAGAATATTGATTCTGATGATTCATCGGTTAACAGTGAGTCGAAGTGTGTAAACTCTTTGAATTTGGATCATGTTAAGGACAGTGACCATGAAGGAAAAATGCGTGGTGATGACAATAGCAAGGAAAGTGGTGGGAGTGAATTGGTTGAGGAGCAGACTGATTCTAATGATGCATCGGTTAACAGTGACTTGGAGGGTGTAATGTCTTTGAAATTGGATCAAGTTCAGGAGAGTGACTGTGAAGTAAAAATGCATGGTGATGACAATAGCAAGGAAGGTGCTGACGAAGAGTGTGATGGTAAGGTTGATGTGAGAGCACTTGCCCTGAGATTGCAGACCGTGAAGACAGTGGAGGACGTGGAGGAGATTCTTAAGGACAAGGGGGACTTGCCCCTGCAGGTGTTTTCGACGATAATCAGTGGTTTTagtaaagagaagaaaatggattcTGCATTGATTCTTTTCAACTggatgaagaagaggaagatagAAACCAATGGCTCTTATGGCCCCAACCTTTTCACATATAATGGTCTATTAGGTGTAGTCAAACAATCTGGTCAATTTGCAGAAATGGAAGCTATTCTTAATGAAATGGCTGAAGATGGAATTGCCTATAATGTTGTGACATATAACACCTTGATGGCAATTTACATTGAGAAAGGAGAGTGTGACAAAGCTCTCAATATGCTTGAGGAGATCCGTAGGAATGGCCTTACTCCATCCCCTGTATCCTATTCACAAGCCTTGTTGGCATATCGGAGGATGGAAGATGGCAATGGAGCTCTAAATTTCTTTGTTGAGTTTAGGGAAAAATACCATCAAGGTGAAATAGGAAaagatgatgatggagaagaTTGGGAGAAAGAATTCATGAAGATAGAGAAGTTCACGATCCGTGTTTGTTATCAAGTAATGCGCTGTTGGCTTGTTAGTCGTGATAACTTGAGCAACAACGTGTTGAAGTTTCTTTTTGATATGGATAATGCTAGGATTCCACTACCGCAGGTTGATCTTGAGCGGCTTGCATGGGCTTGTACCCGTGAAGATCACTACATTGTTGTGAAAGAGCTGTACACCCGGATAAGAGGAAGGTATGATAAGATCAGCTTGTCTGTCTGCAACCATGCAATTTGGTTGATGGGAAAAGCAAAGAAATGGTGGGCAGCTTTGGAGATATATGAAGATTTATTGGACAAAGGGCCAAAACCAAATAACTTATCATATGAACTGATAGTCTCTCACTTCAATTTTCTTCTCAGTGCAGCCAAGAGGAAGGGAATTTGGAGATGGGGTGTTAAGTTGTTGAACAAGATGGAGGATAAAGGCCTGAAACCTGGAAGTAGGGAATGGAATGCAGTTCTTCTGGCCTGTTCTAAGGCTTCAGAAACTACTGCAGCGGTGCAAATATTCAAGAGAATGGTGGAAAATGGTGAAAAGCCCACTATAATATCATATGGGGCTTTATTGAGTGCTCTTGAAAAGGGAAAACTCTATGATGATGCTCTCCGTGTGTGGAACCATATGGTCAAGGTTGGGGTTGAACCAAATGCATATGCCTACACAATTATGGCTTCGATTTATACTGCCCAAGGAAATTTTAATAGGGTTGATGCCATCATTCAGGAGATGGTAACATTAGGAATTGAGGTAACAGTGGTGACATACAATGCAATAATCACTGGCTGTGCACGTAATGGTATGAGCAGTGCAGCGTACGAATGGTTTCACCGAATGAAAGTTCAGAACATCTCTCCCAATGAGATAACTTATGAAATGCTGATTGAGGCCCTTGCAAATGATGGAAAGCCAAGGCTGGCATATCAATTATACACGAGAGCTAAAAACGAAGGCCTTACCCTCTCTTCAAAAGCTTACGATGCAGTTGTCCAATCCTCACAGGCTAATGGTGCAACCATTGAATTAGGTCTTTTAGGACCTCGCCCTGctgataaaaagaagaaagtgcAAATTAGAAAAACATTGAATGAATTCTACAACTTAGCTGGTGTTCCCAAAAGAAGTCAACCGTTTGATAGAAGTGAAATTTATCACTCACAGACACAAGAAAATCCATAA